In Pseudothermotoga sp., a genomic segment contains:
- the smc gene encoding chromosome segregation protein SMC, producing MRLKSMLLHGFKSFAKPTRLSFAEGVTAIVGPNGGGKSNIVDAIRWVFGEQSMRQLRAEEKFDVIFAGSSMAPAGSFAYVELTFEHDGDTFTVARMLSNDGKNIYMLNGESVRLKDIHERFAGTGAGKELYSIVGQGQIERITNATPEEIRVLFEEAAGTSFYKEKKREALMKLENVSNNLVRIQDLLVELDRQKKSLYLKAKRAERYKEYVERLDQVKKFFFGNVLKRDLKRLENLQAEFANNQEKINQVQKKLIELESQWSTLKQEFANVDKEIEAFTTFLEDYKKRQIALSEMREIYNRKLSELESHYVELNTKIYLIDEQNSQLLKRKDELSLIFKALLEEVNQKEQQLRQAEQAREEILSRYSEKEKNALLLREKLSSLEKKRVSLENELTKLDETLEDLRRRISMLQTQLSAKIERLNALQYELSTLFEKSSKTSHRKSKLSEELKAIESQIGHLKGEREQLLEKLDEIRRNLRYLDDEEKRLRQLIASYEGYSRAVRTIFAKKAEGEFTNVHDVVGNLLNFQPEHAKAIEALLGGAVQHVVVDSAEDARNIIEWLKKEKIGRVTFLPLDLIEPQFVRLREIENHPGFVGYAAQLVTVSQQFSNLPAYLFGSDVIVRNLEDAIDMKRKYRLRCRIATLDGEIIGPHGSITGGETTPDRGDSLIIRKTKLNEISLQRMQYTSLEKKLDSNLKQIEEELDGLKRQRELVEKELLEIATQDGITKRMIEELGKTFEDVKKEVDSLQQLEREYKSRSEGLKLRKQEILNQLDAVRVEVEEFQKNIEIFDKELVSEKRLLEEVSTRYLELKADLTSAVEKKIHYESELERIKSQMEKSSEEKIYLQRQAVELETQIERTKLELLENARELESIRKETEELFESMRMQRMDKDQKLNQLNELETRMNQLKEEREKLRENSHHLELLIQEVKSRIEQHLKEIDIDSAQQVEELSEEVLEALKNEMEDLQNKIKYLGPVDLTAIEEYNEVEKRYEELAMEKKDLEESKKKIEELIEKTDEEARKRFLDVYEQVNAAFSRYVSQLFPGAEGEIRLEAGKDLLESGLEISLKKPGKRMQKLQLLSGGEKSLVGIALLFSLMEVNPSPFYVLDEIDAALDEFNAERFKRLLIANKDRTQFIVITHNKAVMEAASVLHGIAMVDGISNVVPVELENLAIEG from the coding sequence AGAGGGAGTGACAGCAATAGTTGGACCCAACGGGGGAGGCAAGTCCAACATAGTGGATGCGATCAGATGGGTGTTTGGAGAACAATCAATGAGACAATTGCGTGCCGAAGAGAAGTTCGACGTAATATTTGCTGGTTCAAGCATGGCTCCCGCTGGCTCATTCGCCTATGTAGAATTGACCTTTGAACACGACGGCGACACCTTCACAGTGGCACGGATGCTTTCCAACGATGGCAAGAACATCTACATGCTCAATGGTGAGTCGGTTCGTTTGAAAGACATTCACGAAAGATTTGCAGGAACCGGTGCTGGGAAAGAATTGTATTCCATCGTCGGCCAAGGGCAAATAGAACGTATAACAAACGCAACGCCGGAGGAGATAAGGGTTCTGTTCGAGGAAGCCGCAGGCACATCGTTCTACAAGGAAAAGAAACGGGAGGCTCTGATGAAGCTTGAAAACGTTTCAAACAACCTCGTGCGAATACAGGATCTTTTGGTTGAGCTCGATAGGCAGAAAAAGTCACTATACCTCAAAGCTAAAAGAGCTGAGCGATACAAAGAGTACGTAGAAAGGTTAGATCAAGTTAAAAAGTTCTTCTTCGGTAATGTGTTGAAAAGAGATCTCAAAAGGCTTGAGAATCTTCAAGCTGAATTTGCGAACAATCAGGAGAAAATCAATCAAGTTCAGAAAAAACTCATAGAACTTGAGTCTCAATGGTCAACACTGAAGCAAGAATTCGCAAACGTTGACAAAGAGATAGAGGCCTTCACAACCTTCCTTGAAGACTACAAGAAACGACAAATTGCGCTCAGTGAGATGAGAGAAATTTACAACAGAAAACTCAGCGAACTCGAGAGCCATTACGTTGAACTGAATACGAAGATATACTTGATCGACGAGCAAAATTCACAACTTTTGAAAAGAAAAGACGAACTCAGTTTGATATTCAAAGCCCTCCTTGAGGAAGTGAATCAGAAGGAACAACAATTGAGACAAGCAGAGCAAGCTAGAGAAGAGATACTTTCAAGATATTCAGAAAAAGAGAAGAATGCACTTCTTTTGAGAGAGAAACTGTCTTCTCTTGAGAAAAAAAGAGTGTCTCTGGAGAATGAGTTGACCAAACTGGATGAAACTCTGGAAGACCTTAGAAGGAGAATCTCCATGCTTCAAACCCAACTTTCGGCAAAAATTGAGAGGTTGAATGCTCTCCAGTACGAACTTTCAACACTTTTTGAGAAATCAAGTAAAACGAGCCATCGAAAGAGCAAACTTTCCGAAGAATTGAAAGCTATCGAATCACAGATTGGCCATCTCAAAGGCGAGCGAGAACAACTCCTAGAAAAATTGGATGAAATTCGCAGAAATCTTAGATATCTGGACGATGAAGAAAAAAGATTGCGTCAACTCATCGCTAGCTATGAAGGATATTCACGAGCCGTGAGAACGATCTTTGCGAAGAAAGCTGAAGGAGAGTTCACAAACGTTCATGACGTCGTGGGAAACTTGCTGAACTTTCAACCAGAGCACGCCAAGGCGATCGAAGCGCTACTTGGAGGGGCAGTTCAACACGTGGTGGTTGACTCCGCCGAGGATGCGCGAAACATCATAGAATGGTTAAAAAAAGAAAAAATTGGTCGTGTTACTTTTCTTCCATTAGATCTCATAGAACCACAATTTGTCAGACTTCGTGAGATAGAAAACCATCCTGGTTTCGTAGGCTATGCCGCACAACTTGTGACCGTCTCTCAACAATTCTCGAACTTACCAGCTTATCTGTTTGGAAGCGATGTGATAGTAAGAAACCTAGAAGACGCAATCGATATGAAACGTAAATACCGTTTGAGATGTCGAATCGCAACCTTAGATGGTGAAATCATTGGACCTCACGGTTCTATTACGGGTGGCGAAACAACCCCAGATAGAGGTGATTCACTCATCATCAGAAAGACAAAACTCAACGAAATCAGCTTGCAAAGGATGCAATATACTTCGTTGGAGAAAAAACTTGATTCTAACTTAAAACAAATTGAAGAGGAACTCGATGGATTGAAGAGACAACGCGAACTCGTTGAGAAAGAGCTTTTGGAGATTGCAACACAAGATGGGATCACGAAAAGAATGATAGAAGAACTCGGAAAAACCTTCGAAGATGTAAAAAAAGAGGTAGATTCACTCCAGCAACTTGAAAGAGAGTACAAAAGTCGCTCAGAAGGACTGAAGCTGAGAAAACAAGAAATATTGAACCAACTCGATGCAGTGAGGGTAGAGGTCGAAGAATTTCAAAAAAACATCGAGATCTTTGACAAGGAATTGGTATCAGAAAAGCGTTTACTAGAAGAAGTTTCCACAAGGTACCTCGAATTGAAAGCCGATCTTACCAGCGCTGTAGAGAAAAAGATCCATTATGAATCAGAACTCGAAAGGATCAAAAGTCAAATGGAAAAATCTTCGGAGGAAAAGATCTATTTGCAACGGCAAGCAGTTGAGTTGGAGACACAAATAGAACGTACCAAACTGGAACTTTTAGAGAACGCAAGAGAATTGGAGTCAATACGCAAAGAAACCGAGGAATTGTTCGAGTCCATGAGAATGCAGAGGATGGATAAAGATCAGAAGTTGAATCAATTGAACGAACTGGAAACGCGAATGAATCAGCTCAAAGAAGAGAGGGAAAAACTGAGGGAGAACTCCCATCACCTCGAGTTGCTCATCCAAGAGGTCAAAAGTAGGATAGAACAGCATTTAAAGGAGATAGATATTGATTCAGCGCAACAAGTTGAAGAATTATCGGAAGAGGTATTGGAGGCTTTAAAAAACGAGATGGAGGATCTCCAGAACAAGATAAAATACCTTGGGCCTGTGGATTTAACAGCAATAGAAGAATACAACGAAGTGGAAAAAAGATATGAAGAGCTGGCAATGGAAAAGAAGGATCTAGAAGAATCGAAAAAGAAAATCGAGGAACTCATAGAAAAAACGGATGAGGAAGCAAGGAAACGCTTTTTAGATGTTTATGAACAGGTGAATGCCGCTTTCTCGCGTTATGTATCTCAACTCTTTCCGGGAGCCGAAGGCGAAATTCGCTTGGAAGCGGGAAAGGATCTGCTCGAATCTGGCCTGGAGATATCACTCAAGAAACCTGGAAAAAGGATGCAAAAACTTCAGTTGCTCTCTGGTGGAGAAAAATCACTCGTTGGCATAGCTCTTTTGTTTTCACTTATGGAAGTCAATCCAAGTCCATTCTATGTGCTGGACGAAATTGACGCGGCGCTGGACGAATTCAACGCGGAAAGATTCAAACGCTTATTGATAGCCAACAAAGATCGTACACAGTTCATAGTGATCACGCACAACAAAGCAGTCATGGAAGCCGCGAGTGTACTGCACGGTATAGCGATGGTGGATGGTATTTCGAATGTAGTACCAGTCGAACTGGAGAACCTAGCTATAGAGGGGTGA